Within Methanobrevibacter millerae, the genomic segment AAATTCCCGTTCCGCTGCTGTTGGAAACGACTATGTTGAATCCTGAAATTGACGTGTTGTTTGCAGTTGAAAGGATGGTGAAAGCGGCGTTATTTGAGTTGAGATTAGCATTCTGTCCAATAATGGAAACTCCCTTGGAAAGGATGAGATCTTCTGAATAATCGCCCTCCTCAACGATAATGGTGCTTCCTTCAGGGGCGCTGTCAATGGCTGACTGGATTGAATCTCCAGGAGCGACCGTGATTTGACTGCCATCGGCCAGAACGCTATCGGTGCTGTTGTCCATGGCCGAAACCGAATTTAAACCAGTAAAAAATAAAATCAGCAAAAACAGTAAAAATATTTTATTTTTTATCATTTTTAATACTCCCCATTTAATCTTTTTTAAAAAAACATTAAACATTCATATAATTCTATTTTATCAATACTATTATAAGTCTTTTGCTATTTTCAAATCAGTCAAGAATGGCTGTATTTCACATAGACTTTATTTTGATACGCCTAATATTTTTATGAGTTCTCTTAAAGTCACAGATGCGAAATAATGAATTTTATCCAATATTTCGGCCAATAATTTCCGAAACTCTGGATAGGATAAATTATAACTTCGTTATAAATGTGATTTGTTCACCATTAATTAAAATCATAATATGGATTCGATAACAAATTTTTTGATAAGTTTACAGTGGTTAGCTAAAAATAAATTTATTGTTAAACTGTATAATTTAAATACTATAAAGACTAATTAATTAATAACCTATAAAAAAATTCTCAGATAGGTGATAAAAATGGATAACAAAAAACTAAAAATTTTGGCAGGTTTAATAATATTGATTTGTGCGCTTACCGTTGTAACCGCCGTAAGCAGTGCCCCAACTGCAACAAATGATGACAAAAATACTGACGAAAACTATACTCTGGAGATTAACACCAGCGGAAAATGGAGACTGGACCTTGTAGTTGACGGAAACTATTCCTCCTGTGAAGCTGAAGGTTCAAAAATAATCAACTTGAACACGACAGATTTAAAATACGCCAGCGTAACACTTAACCAGAAAAGCGGACCTACAGACGTCTTCATAAAGAAAGGCAATGAAACCCGCCACGAAGACCATTCAAACGGTAACGGCATAGAAACCATCTATTTCTATTTTGAAGAAGGCAAGTGATTAACTTCCTTCAATTATTTTTTATTACTCTTTTTTTAATTTAAACGCTTGTAATGCGAATATTATTGCCCATTGACAAATCACCATACATGGAAGTTATTATATATTCCCCGGGCATCAATCGAATATTTAATCTGGCCGTTCCGTTCTCATCGGTTGTTCTTTGATAGAAAACTCCGTTAACGTTAAATGTGACGTTTACACCGACTATCGCATTTCCCTTTCCATCAATAAGCCTTGCCTGAAATTGGCTTCCGTCCATATAAGACATTGACAAATCCGATGCGATTATAGTGGGCAGGACAGTGATTGAATTAGAAAGCCTGCAGTTTTCATACTCTGCAGTTATTATATACGTGCCCGGAATCAGATTGATGTTCAATTTGGCATATCCGGTTGAATTTGAAACCCTCTGATAGAAAACGCCATTGATATTAAAGGTAACCGTCTTATTGGCCACAGGTTTTCCCATATCATCAAGCAGCCTGACAGTATACTGGGTATCGTTTTTGAAATACTTCACAATGTCTTTGTTTTGATCCATATTTGGCAAGATAATGATTTTTGAAGCCTTATTCGTCCTGGATACAGGATTGTATGAGGTTATCGTATATTCACCCGGCTGCAGATTGATATTAATTTTTGCAACGCCATACTCATTGGTTGTCCTTGAATATTTAAGCCCGTTAATCAGAAAGGTTATTTGAGCATTTTTGATACGATTATCATAATTGTCATAGAAAGTGGCTTGAAACGTAGCCGGATTTCCAAAAACCTTCTTTAAATCGCACTGCATTATGGTAGGGTCTTTGATGCAAAGTTTTAACTTCAAACGAAAGTCATCTGAAATATGTGCCTTGTATAATTCACTGTCATTGAAGTTATTATCTCCATCATAGGATTCAGCAAATTGTAAACTATTATAATACAGACTTTGTATCAGTGCCTGAGCAGGTTGACTATTTTGAAGCCCAATCATAAAGCTCTCATCATAGACCTGAGGATTATTGCGAATGATAATTCCTTGTATAGTATCATAATCTATTGTATTTTGATTGGATACGTCATCTCCTTCGTTTTCATCAGCCAATATGGACGTTTCATTATTTTGAAAATCAGCTTTAAAATCTGTAGTATTGTCCTCTGCATGAATAGCTGACAATGACAGCAGCAAAATCATGAAAATCACTGACGTTAAGATAACCTTTTTCATTTTAATCCCCGATATATTGAAACTTATGAAAAGTTGTACCACTTAAACGTACTTTTCAATCAACTTTGTTTTAAATATTTTATCTGAACTTGTTATTAAATATTTTGGAAAAATGTCGAAAAATATGACTTGAATAGCTATTTAAAGATTTTTACAAAGAGTTAACCACTGGATAAAAATTAAGAATAATGTTAAAAAATGTTGCAATGAAAATGAAATAAAAAACCTGAAATCATTAAGTTTGTGGTTATGGTGTTGATGATAATTCCAGATTAATTATATTTTTAAAAACCTCCGTTTTGATAAGCTCGGGCTATCACATAAGAGGGTTCATAGAAAGCACTGCAGTTATAATTGTCTATCACCTCGCATATGTCATCATTATATACCCTTATAATGCCGTCAACATAATCTTCTTTGGATGATAAGGTATTTATAATTAAACGACAATATACTGCGCCCATATCAAGGGGCGTTGGAATGATTGGAGCAAGTTCCGTATCAACAGAAGTAATATCATAATTTCCTTTTCAAGTTCATAGTCATTAATCCAATCTGATTCTACTTTCAGAGGATTTTCACAATGCAATACTTCCGCACAGCTGATCAGGTGATATAGTCCATCTCTTCCAATTGTATTTACAACATATTTATTTTTTTGTTTTATATGTCTTGCCACTCTTTCTATCATGTAACATATAAAGTATAAATCATTGATTTTAATGTCTTCATCTGGAAAATATTTATTTTTCATAATAGTTCACTTCCCTTACATGTTAATGTTTAAAGCGTTATTCGTTATTCTAACCGCACCGGCACAGTGTACTCGGACGGCCGGATGCTCGTCGTTTTTGGAAATCCATTCCAATTTAGTTAAAAACGGCTTTACGCAATCGGGCTTTCGCTTTCCGACAACACGAAACATTTCAGGCGCTTCAATACGGACTTTTTCTGAAGAATCATTTATCATATCATAAAAGATTTCCAGCTTGTCGCAGAAGAGTTCGGGAGAAGTCGTGGCTATATTTTCGCATGCCCAGACAAATGCGTGCCTGACGTTTCCGGATTCATCATCACGCATTTCCATTAATCTGTTCATATATGAAATGACAAGATTCTTATCGGCCCTGCCTATCCTTCCGAGGGCATTAAGTGATCTTTCACGCAGCTTAGGGTTTTCATCTTCCATAAAAAAAGCAATCTCATCAACATGGCTTTCCATTTCCAAGGGATATTTAAGTCCCATCTCTCCCAGAAGCCATAATGCCTTTGCCTTTACGGTATCTGAATAGCCATCATCAAGTTTGGATGCAACCTCATCGATATTGTCTTTCCAGTATTCCTTGCTCTTAGTCAATTGCCTTAATTGGTTAATTATCTCCTTATCATTCATATTCTTTCCACAATAATATTTTATTTTAAAAAGCTTTAAATATTTTCAAAAATTATATTAACAAGTTAATAACAATCATTATTCATGAAAATCTTATTCAACTGTCCGAGATGCGGTTCCGTTGTCGGATACAACCAATTGTGGTGTGAAGGATGTGGATTTCAGCTGGATATTGAAGGATACAGTAGCTGGGAAGAGGCAACGGAAGAAAAAAAGGACGATGACTGCTATTGGGATGATGACTTCTAGGCTAAAAATCAATCAGGCCTCTGCAATCGGGATTGAAGTATCTGCTTTTAATGACAATAATCAGCTCCTCCAGTGAAGCCAGCGTAGCTACAAAACAGATTACGTTTAAAATCACTTCTGATGAAATCAAAAGTAGCAAAAATGGAAGCAGAATCAAAAGCGCACCTGTCAGCTTGTTGAGATAGCTGTGAATAAATGCCAGCTCATTGAACTTCAGATAACCTATCAAAACAGATATTATCCTGATTGCGAAAATAGCCAGAATCCATGAAATTATGAAATAGTTAAACTTCAAAACCGGAAGCAATACTATCAGGAATGATAAAAAGAATACTATATCTGCCAGTGAATCCAGTTTTGCTCCCAAATCGCTTTTATAACCCATGTTTTTAGCCAGATATCCGTCAGCGACATCGCTTAAGCCGCAGATTATGAAAATTATGAAAAAATTCAGGGATAAAGGTTCGCAAAATAGCATCAAAAGCGACAGGACAATTCTTGATATCGTAATGTAGTTGGCTAAATTCCTCATTTTACATCCCTTTAAAACCTAATTAATATGTAAAAGTGTACAATATTATATTTAATCAATTATCTATTTAAAACTAAAGATTAGCTGATTAAGAAAGTATTAATAACCTTATAAAACACAGTAATAATAT encodes:
- a CDS encoding HEAT repeat domain-containing protein; this translates as MNDKEIINQLRQLTKSKEYWKDNIDEVASKLDDGYSDTVKAKALWLLGEMGLKYPLEMESHVDEIAFFMEDENPKLRERSLNALGRIGRADKNLVISYMNRLMEMRDDESGNVRHAFVWACENIATTSPELFCDKLEIFYDMINDSSEKVRIEAPEMFRVVGKRKPDCVKPFLTKLEWISKNDEHPAVRVHCAGAVRITNNALNINM
- a CDS encoding CDP-alcohol phosphatidyltransferase family protein, with protein sequence MRNLANYITISRIVLSLLMLFCEPLSLNFFIIFIICGLSDVADGYLAKNMGYKSDLGAKLDSLADIVFFLSFLIVLLPVLKFNYFIISWILAIFAIRIISVLIGYLKFNELAFIHSYLNKLTGALLILLPFLLLLISSEVILNVICFVATLASLEELIIVIKSRYFNPDCRGLIDF
- a CDS encoding Ig-like domain-containing protein — protein: MKKVILTSVIFMILLLSLSAIHAEDNTTDFKADFQNNETSILADENEGDDVSNQNTIDYDTIQGIIIRNNPQVYDESFMIGLQNSQPAQALIQSLYYNSLQFAESYDGDNNFNDSELYKAHISDDFRLKLKLCIKDPTIMQCDLKKVFGNPATFQATFYDNYDNRIKNAQITFLINGLKYSRTTNEYGVAKININLQPGEYTITSYNPVSRTNKASKIIILPNMDQNKDIVKYFKNDTQYTVRLLDDMGKPVANKTVTFNINGVFYQRVSNSTGYAKLNINLIPGTYIITAEYENCRLSNSITVLPTIIASDLSMSYMDGSQFQARLIDGKGNAIVGVNVTFNVNGVFYQRTTDENGTARLNIRLMPGEYIITSMYGDLSMGNNIRITSV